One genomic segment of Occultella kanbiaonis includes these proteins:
- a CDS encoding DUF4839 domain-containing protein, whose protein sequence is MADAEVKYEAKTVRSIRGMEARTIAKWQKEGWELVSQSPGKVQAELTLRRAKPKMQRRMVAVLAAGAVVALIAVIAIIIGASQGGDAPESSAPPTEGLGITSEQPSEEVTETSSPSGTPDEEMLTAENNEDLAALLTGSADGPAVEEFAQNYGGSLIEFDGSICAMNAHGDYDTRYDILVAYGDYSETQSSGGPNFQFRDVNTTYDLHLVGQDIPDDIGVGDNLHIVARVGAFEPDTTLFLLEPVSTEFR, encoded by the coding sequence ATGGCTGACGCCGAAGTGAAGTACGAAGCGAAGACCGTTCGCTCGATCCGCGGCATGGAGGCCAGGACGATCGCGAAGTGGCAGAAGGAGGGCTGGGAACTCGTGTCCCAAAGCCCGGGAAAGGTTCAGGCGGAACTCACGTTGCGCCGCGCCAAACCCAAGATGCAGCGGCGGATGGTGGCCGTTCTAGCGGCCGGAGCGGTCGTCGCACTGATCGCTGTCATCGCCATCATCATCGGCGCGAGCCAAGGCGGAGATGCTCCTGAGTCGTCCGCGCCTCCGACCGAGGGGCTGGGCATCACGAGTGAACAGCCTTCGGAAGAGGTGACCGAGACGTCAAGTCCGAGCGGGACCCCTGATGAAGAGATGCTGACTGCGGAGAACAACGAGGATCTCGCGGCGCTCTTGACAGGGTCGGCAGATGGGCCGGCAGTTGAGGAGTTCGCACAGAACTACGGCGGCAGCCTCATTGAGTTCGATGGCAGCATCTGCGCCATGAACGCTCATGGAGACTACGACACGCGCTATGACATTCTAGTTGCATATGGCGACTATAGCGAGACTCAGTCGTCGGGAGGGCCCAATTTCCAATTCCGTGACGTCAATACGACTTACGACTTGCACCTGGTGGGGCAGGACATCCCAGATGACATAGGCGTCGGGGACAATCTCCATATTGTCGCTCGAGTCGGAGCGTTCGAACCGGACACGACTCTCTTCCTTCTCGAGCCTGTCTCCACCGAGTTCCGATAG
- a CDS encoding bifunctional [glutamine synthetase] adenylyltransferase/[glutamine synthetase]-adenylyl-L-tyrosine phosphorylase, whose translation MPDGAGGGRVSRAPSLRARLARTGFADASRAADLWESGFLAGVLAACEAAELDGGSRDGGLGAASTALIADVARAADPDLALLALARLGEADPDRAERLTEVLADPAGARGNLIAVLGASVATGDWLVAHPGDVEYVLRPRNGVAADPANVRTQLLESVGADPDAAMPVASVRASDGALDEMRRAYRRALLTIATEDLTATDPEAFLPEVGAALANLAAAALEAALALARAELSDHGKDVRLAVLGMGKTGGRELNYISDVDVIYVAEPVDGADEAVALRVGTKLAATLARMCSMPAREPALWEVDAALRPEGKNGPLVRTLASHVSYYERWAKTWEFQALLKARHVAGDVDLSAAYLAATRPMVWEAAGRENFVEDSQAMRRRVEDNVPPAEADRQIKLGRGGLRDVEFTVQLLQLVHGRTDPSIRSANTLRALQSLAAGGYVGRDHAAELGACYRFLRVLEHRVQLYRMRRTHLLPTADDDLRRLARSMGRSPEGEVAGAKDLVARWQAIRRRVRRLHEELYYRPLLPATARLSADDVSLDPEAAKARLQAIGYRDPAGALRHIKILTEGISRRAAIQRQLLPVMLGWFGEGPDPDGGLLAFRKLSEELGGTHWYLKMLRDSGAAAERLATLLSSSKYVADSLLRTPEAVAWLGDDRELTPRTAEALAAAMNAMLLRRDDPTDAAQAVRFLRRRELTRGAIGDVLADVPVTTCAQVVTPAADMALAGAVRIATQTATAELGLGADPSVFLVVAMGRLGGAEIGYASDADVLFVHDPHESADAKAAQDWAVLVATTIASLLGKTGPEPVLSVDSQLRPEGRQGPVVRTIDSYAEYYQRWAQGWERQALLRARSVAGDVGLGERFTALIDPLRYPATGIDLAEIRELRRIKARVESERLPRGVPATHHLKLGRGGLSDVEWTAQYLQLCHAGEFEALRTTSTLGALAAARDAHLISESDAEQLTAAWELATRLRNAIVLSTGRVSGQKVDVLPSERGELGGVSRLLGYQAGHARDLEEDWLRTARQARVVMERVFFG comes from the coding sequence ATGCCCGACGGCGCAGGTGGCGGCCGCGTGAGCCGCGCACCTTCGCTGCGGGCCCGGTTGGCGCGCACCGGCTTCGCCGATGCCTCCCGCGCGGCGGACCTGTGGGAGTCGGGTTTCCTGGCCGGGGTGCTCGCCGCGTGCGAGGCCGCCGAGCTCGACGGCGGAAGTCGTGACGGCGGGTTGGGCGCGGCGTCGACGGCGCTGATCGCCGACGTCGCCCGCGCCGCCGACCCCGACCTCGCGCTCCTCGCGCTGGCCCGGCTCGGTGAGGCCGACCCCGACCGGGCCGAGCGCCTGACCGAGGTGCTCGCCGACCCAGCCGGCGCCCGGGGCAACCTGATCGCGGTCCTCGGGGCGTCGGTGGCGACGGGGGACTGGCTGGTCGCCCACCCCGGCGACGTCGAGTACGTACTGCGCCCCCGCAACGGCGTGGCCGCAGACCCGGCGAACGTGCGCACCCAACTGTTGGAATCGGTCGGCGCCGACCCCGACGCGGCGATGCCGGTCGCGTCCGTGCGGGCCAGCGACGGCGCCCTCGACGAGATGCGCCGCGCCTACCGCCGCGCGCTCCTGACGATCGCCACCGAGGACCTCACCGCCACCGACCCCGAGGCGTTCCTGCCCGAGGTCGGCGCCGCCCTGGCCAACCTCGCCGCCGCCGCGCTCGAGGCGGCCCTGGCCCTGGCCCGGGCGGAACTGTCCGACCACGGCAAGGACGTACGCCTCGCCGTCCTCGGCATGGGCAAGACCGGCGGCCGGGAGCTCAACTACATCTCCGACGTCGACGTCATCTACGTGGCCGAACCGGTCGACGGTGCCGACGAGGCCGTCGCCCTGCGGGTCGGCACGAAGCTCGCTGCCACCCTGGCCCGGATGTGCTCGATGCCCGCCCGCGAGCCCGCCCTGTGGGAGGTGGACGCCGCGCTGCGCCCGGAGGGCAAGAACGGCCCGCTGGTGCGCACCCTCGCCTCGCACGTGTCCTACTACGAGCGGTGGGCCAAGACCTGGGAGTTCCAGGCCCTGCTCAAGGCCCGGCACGTGGCCGGGGACGTGGACCTGTCCGCCGCCTACCTGGCCGCGACCCGCCCGATGGTGTGGGAGGCCGCCGGCCGGGAGAACTTCGTCGAGGACTCCCAGGCGATGCGCCGCCGGGTCGAGGACAACGTGCCGCCCGCGGAGGCGGACCGGCAGATCAAGCTCGGCCGCGGCGGCCTGCGCGACGTCGAGTTCACCGTGCAGTTGCTGCAGCTCGTGCACGGCCGCACCGACCCCTCGATCCGGTCCGCGAACACCCTCCGCGCCCTGCAGTCCCTGGCCGCGGGCGGCTATGTCGGCCGCGACCACGCCGCCGAACTGGGCGCCTGCTACCGGTTCCTGCGCGTGCTCGAGCACCGCGTCCAGCTGTACCGGATGCGCCGCACCCACCTGCTGCCCACGGCCGACGATGACCTGCGCCGCCTGGCCCGGTCGATGGGCCGCTCACCCGAGGGGGAGGTGGCCGGCGCCAAGGACCTGGTGGCGCGTTGGCAGGCGATCCGCCGGCGGGTCCGCCGCCTGCACGAGGAGCTGTACTACCGCCCGCTGCTGCCCGCCACAGCACGGCTCTCCGCGGACGACGTCTCCCTCGACCCCGAGGCTGCGAAGGCCCGGCTGCAGGCCATCGGCTACCGGGATCCGGCCGGGGCGCTGCGACACATCAAGATCCTCACCGAGGGCATCTCCCGCCGCGCCGCCATCCAGCGCCAATTGCTGCCGGTGATGCTCGGCTGGTTCGGCGAGGGGCCCGACCCCGACGGCGGCCTGCTCGCGTTCCGCAAGCTCTCCGAGGAGCTCGGCGGCACCCACTGGTACCTGAAGATGCTCCGCGACTCCGGCGCCGCCGCCGAACGCCTGGCCACGCTGCTGTCCTCCTCGAAGTACGTGGCCGACTCGCTGCTGCGCACCCCCGAGGCCGTCGCCTGGCTCGGCGACGACCGCGAACTCACCCCGCGTACTGCCGAGGCGTTGGCGGCCGCGATGAACGCCATGCTGCTGCGCCGCGACGACCCCACTGACGCCGCCCAGGCGGTTAGGTTCCTGCGCCGCCGCGAGCTCACCCGCGGCGCCATCGGCGACGTGCTCGCCGACGTGCCGGTGACCACGTGCGCGCAGGTGGTCACCCCGGCCGCGGACATGGCACTGGCCGGCGCCGTGCGGATCGCCACCCAGACCGCGACGGCGGAACTGGGCCTGGGCGCCGACCCGTCGGTGTTCCTCGTGGTCGCCATGGGCCGCCTCGGCGGCGCCGAGATCGGCTACGCCTCCGATGCGGACGTGCTGTTCGTGCACGACCCGCACGAGAGTGCTGACGCGAAGGCCGCCCAGGACTGGGCGGTCCTGGTCGCCACCACGATCGCGTCCCTGCTCGGCAAGACCGGCCCCGAGCCCGTGCTTTCGGTGGACTCCCAACTGCGCCCCGAGGGCCGGCAGGGCCCGGTGGTGCGGACCATCGACTCCTACGCCGAGTACTACCAGCGGTGGGCGCAGGGCTGGGAGCGTCAGGCCCTGCTGCGGGCGCGTTCGGTGGCGGGGGATGTCGGCCTGGGGGAGCGGTTCACCGCCCTGATCGACCCGCTGCGCTACCCCGCCACCGGGATCGACCTTGCCGAGATCCGCGAGCTGCGCCGGATCAAGGCGCGGGTGGAGTCCGAGCGGTTGCCCCGCGGTGTGCCGGCGACACACCACCTGAAGCTCGGCCGCGGCGGACTGAGCGACGTGGAGTGGACGGCCCAATACCTCCAGTTGTGCCACGCGGGCGAGTTCGAGGCCCTGCGGACAACGTCGACGCTGGGTGCGTTGGCCGCCGCCCGCGACGCGCACCTGATCTCGGAGTCCGACGCCGAACAGCTCACCGCTGCGTGGGAGCTGGCCACCCGGTTGCGGAACGCGATCGTGCTCAGCACCGGACGGGTGAGCGGCCAGAAGGTGGACGTGCTGCCATCGGAGCGGGGCGAGCTCGGAGGGGTGTCGAGGTTGCTCGGCTACCAGGCCGGGCATGCCCGGGACCTGGAGGAGGACTGGCTGCGCACGGCTCGGCAGGCGCGGGTTGTGATGGAGCGAGTGTTCTTCGGCTGA
- a CDS encoding glutamine synthetase family protein translates to MDRQQEYVLRAIEERDVRFIRLWFTDVLGVLKSVAIAPAELEGAFSEGIGFDGSSIEGLARVSESDLVAKPDPSTFQVLPWRGGKHGTARMFCDILTPDGEPAAADPRNVLKRALAKAADAGFTFYTHPEIEFYLFQPQENETDPLVPIDNAGYFDHVARGQGHDFRRAAITLLESMGISVEFSHHEAGPGQNEIDLRYADALSTADNIMTFRSVVKEVSIEQGFVASFMPKPMAGQPGSGMHTHLSLFEGDTNVFHAPGSKYGLSTTARQFMAGLLVHSGEITAVANQFVNSYKRLWGGQEAPSYKTWGHNNRSALLRVPMYKPNKGQSARIEYRGMDSAANPYLALAVLLRAGLKGIEEGYELPEEAEDVVWELSDGERRALGIEPLPGSLEAAVETMERSELVADTLGENVFNFFLANKRQEWTDYRAQVTPYELARVGLI, encoded by the coding sequence ATGGACAGGCAGCAGGAGTACGTCCTTCGCGCGATCGAGGAGCGTGACGTCCGGTTCATCCGGCTGTGGTTCACCGACGTGCTCGGCGTGCTGAAGTCGGTGGCCATCGCCCCGGCCGAACTCGAGGGCGCGTTCAGCGAGGGCATCGGCTTCGACGGCTCATCGATCGAGGGCCTGGCCCGCGTCTCCGAGTCCGACCTCGTCGCGAAGCCGGACCCGTCCACGTTCCAGGTGCTGCCCTGGCGCGGCGGCAAGCACGGCACCGCGCGGATGTTCTGCGACATCCTCACCCCGGATGGTGAGCCCGCCGCCGCGGACCCGCGCAACGTGCTCAAGCGCGCCCTCGCGAAGGCCGCGGACGCCGGGTTCACCTTCTACACCCACCCGGAGATCGAGTTCTACCTGTTCCAGCCGCAGGAGAACGAGACCGACCCGCTGGTCCCGATCGACAACGCCGGCTACTTCGACCACGTCGCCCGCGGTCAGGGTCACGACTTCCGCCGCGCCGCGATCACCCTGCTGGAGTCGATGGGCATCTCGGTGGAGTTCTCCCACCACGAGGCCGGCCCCGGGCAGAACGAGATCGACCTGCGCTACGCCGACGCCCTGTCCACCGCGGACAACATCATGACGTTCCGCTCGGTGGTCAAGGAGGTCTCGATCGAGCAGGGCTTCGTCGCCTCGTTCATGCCGAAGCCGATGGCCGGCCAGCCCGGCTCGGGCATGCACACGCACCTGTCGCTGTTCGAGGGGGACACCAACGTCTTCCACGCGCCGGGCTCCAAGTACGGGCTGTCCACCACGGCCCGCCAGTTCATGGCCGGGCTGCTGGTGCACTCGGGTGAGATCACCGCCGTCGCCAATCAGTTCGTGAACTCCTACAAGCGGCTCTGGGGCGGGCAGGAGGCCCCGAGCTACAAGACCTGGGGTCACAACAACCGGTCCGCGCTGCTGCGGGTGCCGATGTACAAGCCGAACAAGGGCCAGTCCGCGCGGATCGAGTACCGCGGCATGGACTCCGCCGCGAACCCCTACCTCGCGCTCGCGGTGCTGCTGCGGGCCGGGCTGAAGGGCATCGAGGAGGGCTACGAGCTGCCCGAGGAGGCCGAGGACGTCGTCTGGGAGCTCTCCGACGGCGAGCGTCGCGCCCTGGGCATCGAGCCGCTGCCGGGCAGCCTGGAGGCGGCCGTGGAGACCATGGAACGCTCCGAGCTGGTCGCGGACACGCTCGGGGAGAACGTGTTCAACTTCTTCCTCGCGAACAAGCGGCAGGAGTGGACCGACTACCGGGCGCAGGTCACCCCCTACGAGCTGGCCCGCGTCGGCCTGATCTGA
- a CDS encoding NAD+ synthase, protein MTTLRVALAQTNSTVGDLDGNAATVLRVASAAAAEGADLIAFGEMMLTGYPIEDLAVRGSFQRAAAARLEALAGDLVSAGAGDAVVVVGALGTAADGRPTNTAVVLHQGRIVTRYTKHHLPNYGVFDEFRIFASGNDPVVVDVAGKRVGLAICEDIWQDGGTVEQLTDDSLDLLLVINGSPYERGKAPLRVRLGAQRAREVGAPVAYVNLIGGQDDLVFDGGSFVVDVDGELLASGPTFVEHLLVLDIDAPGQTVVRDAAFTRRSDDTEQMYDAVVLGLRDYALKNGFGSVVLGLSGGIDSALVAAIAADAVGASNVVGVSMPSVYSSSHSRTDAEDSAERIGLDYRVQEIAPMVDAFQGALGLSGTAEENLQARVRGVILMALSNTEGHLVLATGNKSELAVGYSTIYGDAVGGYAPLKDVSKTRVWELSRFRNARALDRGEVEPIPENSITKPPSAELRPGQRDDQSLPDYELLDNVLDAYVENALGREDLLASGFDEETVETVVSLVDRAEWKRRQYPIGPKVTAMAFGRDRRLPITSAFRESDAD, encoded by the coding sequence ATGACGACGCTTCGCGTGGCACTCGCGCAGACGAATTCAACGGTGGGCGATCTGGACGGCAATGCCGCCACGGTGTTGCGGGTCGCGTCCGCCGCCGCAGCCGAGGGCGCGGACCTGATCGCGTTCGGGGAGATGATGCTGACCGGGTACCCGATCGAGGACCTCGCGGTGCGCGGCTCGTTCCAGCGGGCCGCCGCCGCGCGACTGGAGGCGCTGGCGGGTGACCTGGTCTCGGCGGGTGCGGGAGACGCCGTCGTGGTGGTCGGTGCGCTCGGGACCGCGGCGGACGGGCGACCCACGAACACCGCGGTGGTGCTGCACCAGGGGCGCATCGTGACGCGCTACACGAAGCACCACCTGCCCAATTACGGGGTGTTCGACGAGTTCCGGATCTTCGCCTCCGGGAACGACCCGGTGGTGGTGGACGTCGCGGGTAAGCGAGTCGGCCTGGCGATCTGCGAGGACATCTGGCAGGACGGCGGCACCGTGGAGCAGCTCACCGACGACTCCCTCGACCTGCTGCTGGTCATCAACGGCTCCCCCTACGAGCGGGGCAAGGCGCCCCTGCGGGTGCGCCTGGGTGCGCAGCGGGCCCGGGAGGTGGGCGCCCCGGTCGCGTACGTGAACCTGATCGGTGGTCAGGACGATCTGGTGTTCGACGGCGGATCTTTCGTTGTGGATGTCGACGGCGAGTTGCTCGCGTCGGGGCCGACGTTCGTCGAGCACCTGCTGGTGCTCGATATCGACGCGCCCGGGCAGACCGTGGTGCGCGATGCCGCGTTCACGCGGCGCTCCGACGACACCGAGCAGATGTACGACGCGGTGGTGCTCGGGCTGCGGGACTACGCCTTGAAGAACGGGTTCGGATCGGTGGTGCTGGGGCTGTCCGGCGGGATCGACTCGGCGCTGGTGGCGGCGATCGCGGCGGACGCCGTCGGGGCATCGAACGTCGTGGGGGTGTCGATGCCGTCGGTGTACTCCTCGTCGCACTCCCGCACCGACGCGGAGGACAGCGCGGAGCGGATCGGGCTGGACTATCGCGTGCAGGAGATCGCGCCGATGGTGGACGCGTTCCAGGGTGCGCTGGGGCTGTCCGGGACGGCGGAGGAGAACCTGCAGGCGCGGGTGCGCGGGGTGATCCTGATGGCGCTGTCCAACACCGAGGGGCACCTGGTGCTCGCGACGGGCAACAAGAGCGAGCTCGCGGTGGGCTACTCCACGATCTACGGGGACGCCGTCGGGGGGTATGCGCCGCTGAAGGACGTGTCCAAGACGCGGGTGTGGGAACTGTCGCGGTTCCGCAACGCCCGGGCGCTGGACCGCGGCGAGGTGGAGCCGATCCCGGAGAACTCGATCACGAAGCCACCGTCGGCCGAGCTGCGGCCCGGGCAGCGCGACGACCAGTCGCTGCCGGACTACGAGCTGCTGGACAACGTGCTCGACGCGTACGTGGAGAACGCGCTCGGCCGCGAGGACCTGCTCGCGTCCGGGTTCGACGAGGAGACGGTCGAGACGGTGGTCAGCCTCGTGGACCGCGCCGAGTGGAAGCGGCGCCAGTACCCGATCGGGCCGAAGGTGACCGCGATGGCGTTCGGGCGCGACCGTCGGCTGCCGATCACGAGCGCATTCCGGGAGTCCGACGCGGACTAG
- the panB gene encoding 3-methyl-2-oxobutanoate hydroxymethyltransferase gives MSQETPAPATSVLPPVGGDKPRRVRVQHVQAAKDAGERLTMLTAYDAPTARIFDAAGIDMLLVGDSMGDNMLGHANTIPVTMDELIPAVRAVTRATKRTMVVADLPFGSYEASPAQAHASAVRMLKEGGAHAVKFEGGLRVAEHVRLLTSAGIPVMGHLGFTPQSENVLGGKRVQGRGEDAAERLCEDALALQEAGAFAVVLEMVPAPVAARATEILAIPTIGIGAGSSCDGQVLVWLDMAGMGGWAPRFAKQFAQIGAELEKAASEYAAEVRGGTFPGREHAYWE, from the coding sequence ATGTCACAGGAGACCCCTGCCCCGGCCACGTCCGTTCTGCCCCCGGTGGGAGGGGACAAGCCCAGGCGGGTGCGCGTGCAACACGTGCAGGCCGCGAAGGACGCCGGTGAACGGCTGACGATGCTGACCGCCTACGACGCGCCGACCGCGCGGATCTTCGACGCCGCCGGGATCGACATGCTGCTCGTCGGCGACTCGATGGGCGACAACATGCTCGGGCACGCGAACACCATCCCGGTCACGATGGACGAGCTCATCCCGGCCGTGCGCGCCGTGACCCGGGCCACGAAGCGGACCATGGTGGTGGCGGACCTGCCGTTCGGGTCCTACGAGGCCAGCCCCGCGCAGGCGCACGCCTCCGCGGTGCGGATGCTCAAGGAGGGCGGCGCCCACGCCGTGAAGTTCGAGGGCGGCCTGCGGGTGGCGGAACACGTGCGGCTGCTCACCTCCGCCGGGATCCCCGTGATGGGCCACCTCGGCTTCACCCCCCAGTCGGAGAACGTCCTCGGCGGCAAGCGCGTGCAGGGCCGCGGCGAGGACGCCGCCGAGCGCCTCTGCGAGGACGCCCTGGCGTTGCAGGAGGCCGGAGCGTTCGCCGTGGTGCTGGAGATGGTGCCCGCGCCGGTCGCGGCCCGGGCCACCGAGATCCTCGCCATCCCGACGATCGGGATCGGCGCCGGGTCCTCCTGCGACGGGCAGGTGCTGGTGTGGCTGGACATGGCCGGCATGGGTGGCTGGGCGCCCAGGTTCGCGAAGCAGTTCGCGCAGATCGGGGCGGAGCTGGAGAAGGCCGCCTCGGAGTATGCGGCCGAGGTGCGGGGCGGGACG